TGGCGTATCCGGTTCTGGCAAGTCAACACTGGTCAACGAAATCCTGTACAAAACGCTGGCGCGTGATCTGAACCGGGCGAGAGTACGTCCGGGCCAGCATAAGGAAATTCGCGGGCTTGAGCATATTGATAAGGTTGTTGATATTGATCAGTCTCCGATCGGCCGTACGCCGCGTTCCAATCCTGCGACCTACACCGGGGTATTTGATGATATTCGTGATTTGTTTTCAAAAACAAATGAGGCCAAGATCCGAGGTTACCAAAAAGGTCGCTTTAGCTTTAACATTAAAGGTGGTCGCTGTGAAGCTTGTAAAGGTGACGGCATAATCAAGATTGAGATGCATTTCCTGCCGGATGTGTACGTCCCGTGCGAAGTGTGCAAAGGCAAACGGTATAATCGGGAGACCTTAGAGGTTAAATACAAGGGCAAAAGTATTGCTGATATACTGGATATGACGGTAGAGGACGCGACAGAGTTTTTTGAAAATATCCCGAAGATTCATCGCAAGATTCAGACGCTGATGGATGTAGGCTTGGGTTATGTCAAGCTGGGTCAGCCTGCGACTACCCTGTCTGGAGGTGAAGCTCAGCGCGTGAAGCTGGCTTCTGAGCTGTATCGTCGCAGCACAGGCAAAACGATCTATATTTTGGACGAGCCGACAACCGGTCTGCACGTTCACGATATTGACCGATTATTGATGGTACTGCATCGTTTGGTTGATTCAGGAGAGACGGTGCTGGTTATTGAGCATAATCTGGATGTGATTAAGACAGCCGATTATTTGATTGATCTGGGACCGGAAGGCGGAAGCGGCGGTGGAACGATCTTGGCTACTGGAACACCGGAGCAGCTCGTGAAAGTGGAAGAATCGTATACAGGCCGATATTTAAAACCAATCCTTGAACGGGATACGGAGCGCAGCCAAGCGCTTCAGACCGTTGATCTATAGATAGGATTAGCGTATGTTTTGGAAGCCCTGCACAGGCAGGAAGGCGGAATACGAATTAGCGTATTTAGGCCTTTCCCTTGGCAGGGCTTTATTATTTTTGAAAAAAAGAAAACTTTTATCAATTTCTTGCGTTAAAGCATGTGACAGCTAGTTTGCCAAGCGCTGGAATAATAAATCTATAGTTATATTCATCGACAGAAAGTTCTGAGTTGTCTCTCTATTTTGGAGTTGCGAATGTTTAGGCTCGGACTTGAAGAGGTAAATATTTAACTCATAAGTATATGGCATCAACAAAGCTCCGTGCCCCGTGACAACCATTCCAAGTTGAAGCGAAACCGTCTGTAGTCTGATCACGTCCAAGGTTTATAAAACATCTCTGAGGTAAAGTCATGAAGGGAGCTGGAACGTTTTGAAGATTATGCAAAACAGAGTTCTACGTACACGTGTATATGCATGGGCGGCAGGAATTACTTTAGCGGCATGTGTGATGGGATATAGTGCTTCACCATCCTATGCATCAGAGGTATCTCAAGCACTTGTGCCCAAGCAAGCCGAGATTGAAACCAGTGCGGCGCTTGGAAGCATTAAGGATGTAGACAACGCCTACGATTATATCCAGCCCACGGCGAACGGTGGATTTTTAATTCTGGATATCGAGGACGATTTAGAGGCAAGTGTAGTGCATGTTACATATGGCAAGCTGGACAGCTCTCTGGAGAGTGTATGGAAGCACCAGCAGGAATTGAACGTGCAACCGGGAACGAGCACTAGGGGGGTGCAGCGGGAAACGCCAGATGGTGGCATGCTGTTTTTGACTGACTATACCCAACCGAACGGAATACAAGATTTACAGGCTACACGATTGGACAACGATGGAAATGCTGTGTGGTCCAAAACGTTGCAAACAGATGGTTTGATATCCCATGGACAGGATTCCCGGATAGGTTTGGAACCGCTTGCGGACGGAGGTTTTCTGGTCTCCTCTCTGAACCGTCCGGAGCAGACTTTCACTGTGCTCAAATATACAGGAGATGGCGATATCCAATGGAATCGAACGACGACCGGGGTGAACTCGGGTTGGCTGGTTGGCAGCTACAATGGATATTATGCGCTTATGAACAGCTTGGATGGCCCGATAGGGGTACAAGCAGATGTATATGGTCGCGATATGCGTGATATCCATTTGGATTTGGGCTCAGGCAAGGACATTGCAGCCGTACGTGAGCTGCCCAGTGGTCATATTGCTGTAACGGGACTTAAAGGAAACAGCAAGCGCACACAGGTTTTAAGCAATGGTCTGCAATTGTTTGGCAATACAGAGGACTATCCGGCTGACAGGGTGTACCTGCCTGAAGAACAGCTGTACGTTCAGTTCAGTGATCGATATGATCCACTGGGAAAAACCACGAAGATGCATGGAATCACCATCACAGGCTTGGAAGGAAACGGGACAAAGAAGTGGGAAACCACGACTCATTATAAGGAAGACAATTCCTTTGGCATCCGATATGATACGGGCTTGATATATAAAATACCATCAGGCTACGCGGTGGTAACATCTACATCAGGTGCCCGGAAACCAACAGTGCTCGATTTTGCGAAAATATTGATGCCGGAGTAATCCGGTGTCTTTTTTTGCGAGTCCCCGAGGGCGATATTGAATAGTTGTGGCCATAAAAAAACAGCCTGCTTGTATATGAGATACAAACAGGCTGATATTGGATCCGTATCTAGGATGCAACGATGCTGGACTGTAAAATGTCAGACAGCTTTTCCTGGAAAGCCGGAATACCCACACGTTGTACATACGCGTAAAAGCTTTCACCAGGGTTCCGATTTTCTTTGTAGTACAGAATGAGTTCTGCCAGGACAGGTCCAACCTGGTCCCCGCGCACGCGGCCCTTGAGTGCCTTGTTGAGTTGGGCACCTGATCCGAGTGCTCCGCCGACCGCGATGTCGAACGCATCGACCAAGCCTTCGGGGGTTTTAAGAAGCGAGCCCTGCAAGCCGATGTCCGCAATATGCTTTTGACCACAGGAATTTGGGCAGCCAATAAAATGAATACGCACTTTTTCATCCAAATCGACATGCTGATCCAAATACTCGGCCACGTCAACCGCCCGTTTTTTGGTCTCCACAATTGCCAGATTGCAGAATTCATTCCCTGTGCACGATACCGTGCGGCTCATAAAATGCTTGGGCTGTGGTGTCAGGCGCTGCAATACAGGAGCTTTCAGCAACTCATCCACTTGGTCGTCCGGTACGCCACTCAGCAGTATATTTTGGGACATGGTGGTACGAATCTGTCCATCACCATAGCGATCAGCGAGATCAGCCAGTTCATGCAGCTCGTCAGCGCTCAGACGGCCGACAGGCACGTTCAGACCGACATAATTCAGGCCCTTCTGGGCTTGAGGATGTACACCGTCAAAATAGGCGGCTTGCCAGCCGATCGTTTTGTCCTCACCTCGTCCCGGCATTTCGCCGATATACTCAGTGAGCTTAGTCAGGAACTTTTCCGGGCCCCAATCGGCGACGAGGAATTTCAGACGGGCATGATGCCGTTTTTCACGATAGCCGTAGTCACGGAAAATGGTTGTGACGGCAATAGCAACCTTTAGTACCTCCTCAGGGCGAACAAACAGATCCAGTGACTGCGCCAAGTGTGGCTTGGCGGATAAACCTCCCCCAACCATCGCATGGAAGCCGACTACTTCTTTCCCGTCGATGATTTTGGTGGCTGGCGTGAAGGACAAATCGTTAATTTCAGCCTGTGCGTTGTTGTACGTATTGCCGGAGATCGACATCTTGTACTTGCGCGGCAGATTGGAGAAGTCCCGATTTAATAAGAAAAAACGGTTCACCTCATCGACAATCTCTCTGGTATCGACCAATTCATTGGGATCAATGCCAGCCAGCGGGTTGCCGACAATGGTACGCGGGCAATCTCCACAGGCTTCAAAGGAATACAAATCGACTTTTTCCAGTCGCTCGAAAATATCGGGCAAGCTTTCAACCGTCAACCAGTGAAATTGAATGGCCTGACGAGTGGTGACATCCACAAGACCGCGTCCATATAGCGTGGATATGTCGGCCAGCGCATGTGCCTGTGCTGAAGTCATAATACCTGTGTTGATGCGGACACGCATCATAAAATGACCATCCTTGGGCTTTTGCTGATAGACACCAGCCCATTTGAAACGGTCCATATCGTCCGCAGAGATCGAGTCATAGCCTTCGTTTGCATAGTTTTCAATAATGGTGCGTATAACGTCGAGCCCGTCTTTTTCCAGCTTGACCAGCTCAAATTTGTTTAGCTTATCTGGATGAGCAGTCCAGATTGGTTCATAGGCCATCCTGTTAACCTCCTTCATTTTATTTCCGACAATATAACTAAGATATAATGTGATGGTATCACAATTGGTTGTGCCCGTAAACGAAGGAATGGCCCAAACGGTATAACGATTATTTATCGTTTTTGCTTATTTTTTTGATATAAGGATTTGGTAATTTCATAATATAAATAGTAAATGAGGGCAAACGGCGCCTTTTAAGAAAAAGATAGGGCTTAAAGCGTTTGTATGCATATCCCCTCTATGGTAGATTTGGACTAACTGATAGAACAGGGTTATGTTAGAGAGGAAATGGTGAGTGTATGCGTAAAATGGGGAAAAGAGCGATTGTTCTGGCTTTAGGCAGCGCTTTGTGTATTTCTGGAACGGCAGGTGCAGCCAGCAGTGGAGCTGCTCTGAAGGCCAAAGTCATTAATGGCGGGGTCTATGTCAACGTAAGCGATATGAATAAAGCATTGGGAACTAGCGGCGCATATAACAGTGCGAATGGTACATATACATTATCGGCCGATCGTGTGCCGCAGGTCATTAAAAATGTGTCTCCTTCTGTGGTTGGTATCATCGGCCGTTCAGCCACAGGAGAAACAGTAGCGGGAGGAGATCGGTACAATCTGGCTCACGGCACGGGTGTCATCATTCGGACAGATGGATGGATTGTCACGAATGCGCATGTTATCGAAGGATTAGGTGATGCCGTGGTCGTAACCTCGGACGGAAAATCCTATGGAATCACCGACAGCTACAGTGATCCGGTCAGTGATTTGGCATTAGTTAAAATCAAGGCAAGCGGCCTCAAGCCCGCAACCTTGGCAGCCTCCACGAACAGTCTGCAGGTGGGTGAGCAGGTAGTGGCTATCGGTACACCGATCTCGTTTTCACTCCGCAATTCAGCAACCTCG
This DNA window, taken from Paenibacillus kribbensis, encodes the following:
- a CDS encoding nitrite/sulfite reductase — translated: MAYEPIWTAHPDKLNKFELVKLEKDGLDVIRTIIENYANEGYDSISADDMDRFKWAGVYQQKPKDGHFMMRVRINTGIMTSAQAHALADISTLYGRGLVDVTTRQAIQFHWLTVESLPDIFERLEKVDLYSFEACGDCPRTIVGNPLAGIDPNELVDTREIVDEVNRFFLLNRDFSNLPRKYKMSISGNTYNNAQAEINDLSFTPATKIIDGKEVVGFHAMVGGGLSAKPHLAQSLDLFVRPEEVLKVAIAVTTIFRDYGYREKRHHARLKFLVADWGPEKFLTKLTEYIGEMPGRGEDKTIGWQAAYFDGVHPQAQKGLNYVGLNVPVGRLSADELHELADLADRYGDGQIRTTMSQNILLSGVPDDQVDELLKAPVLQRLTPQPKHFMSRTVSCTGNEFCNLAIVETKKRAVDVAEYLDQHVDLDEKVRIHFIGCPNSCGQKHIADIGLQGSLLKTPEGLVDAFDIAVGGALGSGAQLNKALKGRVRGDQVGPVLAELILYYKENRNPGESFYAYVQRVGIPAFQEKLSDILQSSIVAS